From Gimesia panareensis, the proteins below share one genomic window:
- a CDS encoding AtpZ/AtpI family protein yields the protein MPQPDRRTHSTLVEAHQWVSRLITVSLEMALPAFLGHWLDEKWNTSPWLTAVGALLGFVCGMAHLLQMAKEAERKERKKRDQSTDQRNSNHGNDHQSATDSQPEN from the coding sequence ATGCCTCAACCGGATCGGCGGACTCATTCTACTCTTGTAGAAGCCCATCAATGGGTCAGCCGATTGATTACAGTAAGTCTGGAAATGGCTTTGCCTGCGTTTCTAGGTCACTGGCTGGACGAGAAATGGAACACATCGCCCTGGCTGACTGCCGTTGGTGCACTGCTGGGTTTTGTCTGTGGGATGGCTCATTTGCTACAAATGGCTAAAGAAGCCGAGCGTAAGGAACGAAAGAAAAGAGATCAGTCGACTGACCAGAGGAACTCAAATCACGGGAATGATCATCAGTCCGCAACAGACTCTCAACCGGAAAACTGA